The following proteins are encoded in a genomic region of Glycine max cultivar Williams 82 chromosome 18, Glycine_max_v4.0, whole genome shotgun sequence:
- the LOC100777217 gene encoding auxin-responsive protein SAUR41, with amino-acid sequence MDDVDEMKSTKKGKGNKKGGGLITKTWERCKSIGRSRKEASSNSLNTNTNTMRSKSWPNRNRAENKNKNKNSTIVAPEGCFSVYVGPQMQRFVIKTEYANHPLFKMLLEEAESEYGYNSQGPLALPCHVDVFYKVLMEMDSDETHGSCACVKRSPSAYQLLRTSPMLSINHF; translated from the coding sequence ATGGATGATGTTGATGAGATGAAGAGTACTAAGAAGGGAAAAGGGAATAAGAAAGGTGGTGGGCTGATAACCAAAACATGGGAGCGATGCAAGTCCATAGGAAGAAGCCGCAAGGAGGCAAGTTCTAATTCCCTCAATACTAATACTAATACCATGAGAAGCAAATCATGGCCAAACCGTAACCGGGCggaaaacaagaacaagaacaaaaacagTACTATCGTGGCCCCCGAAGGTTGCTTCTCGGTGTATGTTGGACCCCAAATGCAAAGGTTTGTCATCAAAACCGAGTACGCAAACCACCCCTTGTTCAAGATGTTGCTCGAAGAAGCTGAATCTGAGTATGGTTACAACAGCCAAGGCCCTTTGGCCCTTCCCTGCCACGTTGATGTCTTCTACAAGGTCTTGATGGAAATGGATTCTGATGAAACTCATGGCAGCTGTGCCTGTGTTAAGCGTTCTCCCTCTGCTTATCAACTTCTTCGCACTTCCCCTATGCTTTCAATAAACCACTTCTGA